One Tripterygium wilfordii isolate XIE 37 chromosome 10, ASM1340144v1, whole genome shotgun sequence DNA segment encodes these proteins:
- the LOC120007935 gene encoding transcription repressor OFP12-like has product MPSTLGKNLHLCFTKSPSLDDRHSFYINNYNSLYSYATLGPSVSSSDSESDPHEEPDFAAVFASQRFFFSSPGRSNSITDSSHTTTTAAKKDLPTVAVKDSVAVYTDSPDPYLDFRRSMQEMVEARGLVDVKANWDYLHELLLCYLTLNPKITHKFIIGAFADLLITLMSLPRANKSGSREDSSPAVVRFRGGSCSV; this is encoded by the coding sequence CCTCCATCTCTGTTTCACTAAATCTCCATCCCTTGATGATCGCCATTCATTTTACATCAACAACTACAACTCCCTCTATTCCTACGCTACTCTCGGCCCTTCCGTCTCCTCTTCCGACTCAGAATCGGACCCTCACGAGGAACCCGATTTCGCAGCCGTATTCGCCTCTCAacgcttcttcttctcctcccctGGCCGCTCCAACTCCATCACTGACTCCTcccacaccaccaccaccgcggCTAAAAAAGACCTTCCCACCGTGGCTGTGAAAGACAGCGTGGCGGTATACACGGACTCGCCCGACCCGTATTTGGATTTCCGGAGATCCATGCAAGAAATGGTGGAGGCCCGTGGATTGGTCGATGTGAAGGCCAATTGGGATTACCTACACGAGCTCCTCCTCTGCTATCTCACGCTGAATCCGAAGATTACGCAcaaattcatcattggtgcaTTTGCCGATCTTCTTATTACCCTCATGTCATTGCCGCGGGCGAATAAAAGTGGCAGCCGGGAAGATTCGTCTCCGGCGGTCGTTAGATTTCGCGGTGGTTCGTGTAGTGTGTAA